CAACGCCCGTCCCGCTGGCAGGCCGGCTCCGCTAGCAGGCCAGCTCCGCCCAGACGACCTTGCCGGTGTCGGTCCACCGCACCCCCCAGCGCCTGGTGAGCTTGTGGACGACGCGCAGGCCGCGCCCCCTGTCGTCGAACGGCCCACCGCGCCGCATGCGCGGCCGGCCGTTGCCGGTGTCGCCCACTTCGCACAGCAGGCCGTGCCCGGTCCTGATCAGCCGCACGCTGACGGGCCCGGTGGCGAACCGCACGGCATTGGTGACCAGCTCGCTGATCAGCAGCAGGGCGCTGTCACGGGTGTCCTCCCGGACGCTCCACCTCCGCAGGAGCGCCGAGGCCAGCGAGCGGGCACGGGCGGGCGCGTCGTCGCGGGCGGGCAGGCGCCAGGCCGCGGTGTCCCGCTCGTGGCGGCCCGCCATACGGGCGAGCAGCAGCGTCACGTCGTCGCGCTGCCGGCCCTGCGGAGCCAGCTCGGCGACCACCCGCCGCGCGGCCCCTTGCAGATCGTCCCACGGATGCACCCGGCTCACGGCCTGCCGCAGCATGCCGACGCCCTCGTCGATGGCGACCGCGGGATCCTCCACCAGGCCGTCGGTGTAGAGCGCGAGCAGCGAGCCCCGGGGCGCGTCGAAGGTGTGCACGTCGAACGGTTCCCGTAGGGCGAATTCGGCACCCAGACCTGGGTGGGGGCGCACCGTCAGCGTCTCGGCGGTCGCGTCGGGCAGGACGAGGACCGGCGGGAGGTGGCCCGCGCTGGACACCACCACCTGGCGGCTGACCGGGTCGTACACCGCGATGCAGCACGTCGAGCCGAGCGCGCTGTACCCGCTCGCCAGGCCGGCGTCCGCGTCGTCCAGCATCGTGACGGTCTCGTCCAGATGCCCCAGCACCTCGTCGGGCGCCAACCCCGCCGAGAGCAGTGCGCGCGCCTCCATGCTGACCTGGCCCATCGCCGCTGCCGCGCCCAGGCCGTGCCCGACGACGTCGCCGACCACGAGTGCGGTGCGCCCGCCGGGCAGCGGAAAGCTGTTCACCCAGTCCCCGCCGACACCCGCGCTGTCGGGCGTGGTGGGCTGGTAGACGGTGGCGACCTCGATGGTGTCGTCCCGGCCCCGCGGCAGCAGCCGGCGCTGCAGGGCCAGCACCTGGGCGTGCTCGCGATGGTGCTGGCGGGCCAGATCGACGTGGTGGGCCGTCCTGGCCACCAGTTCCTGCAGGTCGAGCAGCTCGCTGTCGTGGAAGGGGCGGTCCGGCCGCCGCCACACCTCCGCCACGCCCAGCACGACGGGCGGCCCCCCTCCGGAGCCGTCCAGGACCAGCGGCAGGCACGCCAAGCTCACCGGCCGGTCGGTGGGGACCAGGGCGCTCACCAGCCGTCGACTGCCGAGCGCGCGCTCGATCGTCTCGCGGTCCGGAATGACGACGGCCTGCGCGACGTCGTCGCGCCTGACCGCGAGGGACAGCAGGCGGACGGCCTCGCGGGGAAGGTCGTCGCCCGGTATCCGGTAGCCCGCGGGCCACACCCGGTCAGGTACCAGGGCGGCGCGCCTGAGCCGGATGCGCTCCCGGGCCTGCTCGATGACGGCCTCGCCGGACCACACCGCGTAGTCGAGGTCGACGGCGACCACGTCCCCCCAGGCCAGCAGGGACTGCGCGAGGGACTGGGCGGTCTCGCCGATGTCCAGCGACGTCCCGATCGCGGTCTCGGACGCGTACAGGTGCAGCCTCTTGGCCATCGCGATCAGGGAGACGGTGAGGCCCTCCTGCGGCGTCGCGGCCGGCAGGATGCTCAAGGAGACGACGAACTCCGAGCCGTCGTCGCGGCGCAGGCGCTGGACGCGGGCGACGTGCGCCTCCCCCGTCTCGATGACCTGCCGCAGCCGGCGCGTCACCGTGGGCACGTCCCCGGGAGGCAACAGGTCGACGAAGTCGTTCCCGGGCTCCACGGTCAGCCCCTCGAAGGCCGGAGCGTCCAGGTTGCAGCGGGTGATGCGCAGATCCCGGTCCAGATTGACCGCGCCGAGGATCTGCTCCTCGGCGTCACCGGTGCGTTCGGGGCGGGGGATCGTGATCTCGCTCCGGTCGCTTTCGGACCCGGCGGACCCCTCGGCAGCGTCCGGTCCGTGCTGCCGTATGTAGTCCCGCAAGGCGCGACCGACCAGGCCGAACGACGCCGAGGACGAGGGGAACGACGGTGTGTCCATGCGGTTCTTCCAGCTCACTGGACGACCCGGCACATGTCCGCGGATTCATATCCGCAGATTCATGTCCGCGGGCTTGCCCGAATCCGTGCGATGAAGCTCCGAGATCCGATCACGCACTTTCATTGCAACACTCGCCCGCATTCCTGCAAAGCCGACTGCACAGCGGGCGCGAGCGGTGACCGCTTGTGCCGGCGGGGCGTACCGTCCGGGTGTTTGCTGTCAAAACGTCGTAAGACCTGCCTTCATGAAGAGGAGACGAGAAACCGCACTGTCAAGGGCGGTGGTCACCCATGGGACTGGTTCAATCACACGACTATGCGGCACTGTTCGACCAGGCGTGGGAGGAGGAGGGCAACACCGCCATCGATCTCCCTGCCGTGGATGTGAACGATGTGCTGCACCGGCACTACGCTGTGGAGCCGGCTGCTCACCTGACCGGGGCGTCGTTGTGGGACATGGAGGTCAAGAAGGCTTCGGCACCTGATATCTATCTGCCCGGGCTGGTCCGCCCTGGCAGCGTCGAACGGTTTCAGAGCGAGTACCACGGTCGCCTTGAGAACTTCACTCGCGTGTCGGAGCAACAACTGTGGTTGGACAGTGAGCAGTTCGGCACGGTGATCGAGCACGTGCAACTGGACCACGCCGGCCGTCGGGCGTATTTCCTCGGCGCGCACACCTTTCGCACACCGCTCGGCCGTGACGTCAAGGCCGGCACGAGGCAGCCGCTTTTCCACGTGGAACACTCCGTCGCCGGCCCCGAGGACACTCCACTGAACCTGTGGCGCACTCGGCGGCAGTTCCGGGGGTCAACGCCGGGGTCGCGCTCCGAGCCCGCCCGGTGGACTTCGCGCGCTGGCGTGCCCGCGACCTCTCGGGCTGGACGGACTCCGAGATGCTGGAGGCGTACAAGCGGCTGGAGAACACCTCCGCGGGGGACGACAGCCTGCGTGGCCGCTCAGGGCCACTCCCCATCCACCAGATGCGCCGTGAAGAATTGACCCCGTCGGTCAGGGCCTTCATCGACGCCTCGGTGAGTGAGGGGCTGGAGCGCCTGGCGGACGTCAACGGAACGGGGCAGAACGGCGTGACGGCCTACCAGCTCAACGTGCTGGAGGGAGTACGCCAGAACACGGGGATGGCCTACCTGTCCGACGGGGTCCGCCGCCGCCCCAATCTGACCCTCCGAGGGGGCACGGAGATCGACCGGCTGATCCTCGACGGGGATGTCGCCAGAGGAGTGGTGGCCACCGACGGCACCGAGTTCACGGCCGACGAGGTGATCCTGTCCGCCGGAGCCTACGGCAGTGCCGCCATCCTGATGCGCTCCGGGATCGGGCCGGCCGACCACCTGCGCTCGCTGGGCATCCCCGTCGTAGCCGACCTCCCGGTCGGCCTGCACCTGCAGAACCAGCCCTTCTTCTACAACGTGTACGCGCTGCGCCCCGGCAAGCTCGCGATGACCCCGCCCGGCGGGGCGCTGATCTGGACCCGATCCAGCGAGGCCGCCGATGACGAGCTCGACATCCACATCTCGGCGACCCATCTCATCGAGCCGGAGTCCAGCCCCACCGGCGGCGCCATCGTTCTCGCCGTGTCGATCATCCGGCCGGACTCGATCGGTTCCGTCCGGCTCAGCAGTCGTGATCCGAGGGACGCACCGGTCATCGACTACAACTTCCTCGCGGAGCCGCGGGACCGGCGCCGAATGGTGGAGGCCGTCAAGCTCTGCCGGCGCATCGGCGCCGGCGAGCGGTTCTCGGAGGTCGCGGAGTTCGAGCTGCTGCCCGGCGACACCGTGCGGGACGACGCGGAGCTCGAACGGCACATCCTCGACAACCTCGGCTCGTACGAGCACACGACGTCGACCGTGCCCATGGGAGGCGACGACGACGAGTGGGCAGTCGTGGACAGCGTGGGCGCCGTCCACTCAGTCGCCAACGTGCGGGTCGTGGACGCCTCGATCTTCCCGGAGGTTCCGGCCACCGCCACGAACCTGACGGCCATCATGACGGCGGAGTACCTCTTCCAGCGCGTATACGGCACGTGACTCGCCGGGTGCCGTGCGGGCGGACAGCGCAGCCGGGACCCGGCGGCGATCAAGGCGCCGCCGGCGCCCACGGCCGCCGGGGCTTGTCCGGATGCGGCGATGATCCTCGGCATCACGGCGGACGCACCGCACGTCCGTCGCGCGGATCCGATGCTGAGCCGGGTCGGCGAGCACGTCGGTCAGGTCTCGCTGGACCGCATCACGGAGATCGCGGTGACCTGGATCGGCTGCGGGGGAAAGCCCGGTGGAGGTCTCTGCGGACGTCAGGCACTACTTGCCGGGCCACACCATGGCCCAGTACGGCAAGCGCCGCGCCCAGGGGGCCCGCAAGCCGGCTTCTGGGACTGGCTTCCGGGGCGGCGCCGCGCATCAAGCTGGGGAGGCCCCCATGAGAATGCCTGCCGGTTGGTCACGCGGGCCGATTCTGGCGGCGGGCCCGCACGTCGACCCCTGATCGCGTGGGGGCCCGCCGGTGGCAACGGCCGCGACCGCCACCCCTGGCCTGACCCAGGGTATAAGGGGCCTCTGACCAGTCATTTTGTCGCCGAGGCTCGGGTTCTCGCTTTCCGCCCAGGTCGGCCCTCACCTGGGTGTCTCCAACTGTTCCTGACCGCTGTCGGTCACGGGTTGGTCATGCGACCAACCGCTGCGGGCCACCGCGCCAGAAGTGGACGGTCGGGCTGCCCCTCGCCGGCACTGGATGGAGTTCTCGGTACCTGCGGGGTGTACGGAGCCATCCCCTGGGTAATGACAATCGTGTTCATGATCTCGGTGCGCTGCCGCGCGCGTCTGGAGGGGGCGGTGAGAGCGTCCACGCCGTTGTCCGCTCCTTCATTCCGATCCGGGGCGCCGCCTGGCTGAGTTCCGCGGTCGCAGGCGACAGCGGCCATGGGTCCGCCTGCTGCCCTGTTCTGTCAGGGCCAACGGCCGGGCCCGTCCGCCTCGTTCTTCAGGTCACCTCATCGCGATCGGGCCCGTGCAGACCCTCGGCCTCTCCCGAGGGTCACTGCATGACGTCCTGGGACGGAGCTTGGACACCCTTGTGGGAGGAAAATTATTACGCTCGAACGGGCTGTCGAAGTCATGGTCGGCCGGTATGGGGGAGGGAGGGGTTGTCATGAGTGAGCCCTTGTATCTGCTACCACGGTTGGAACCTCCGCTCTCCTCGCTCCTGGACGCAGGAGAGTTCCTTCACCCACTCGTCGATGCACTCGGTTCCCCTCTCAACGTCCTGTTGCCGGAGCGGATCGCGGAGAAC
The nucleotide sequence above comes from Streptomyces sp. TS71-3. Encoded proteins:
- a CDS encoding SpoIIE family protein phosphatase translates to MDTPSFPSSSASFGLVGRALRDYIRQHGPDAAEGSAGSESDRSEITIPRPERTGDAEEQILGAVNLDRDLRITRCNLDAPAFEGLTVEPGNDFVDLLPPGDVPTVTRRLRQVIETGEAHVARVQRLRRDDGSEFVVSLSILPAATPQEGLTVSLIAMAKRLHLYASETAIGTSLDIGETAQSLAQSLLAWGDVVAVDLDYAVWSGEAVIEQARERIRLRRAALVPDRVWPAGYRIPGDDLPREAVRLLSLAVRRDDVAQAVVIPDRETIERALGSRRLVSALVPTDRPVSLACLPLVLDGSGGGPPVVLGVAEVWRRPDRPFHDSELLDLQELVARTAHHVDLARQHHREHAQVLALQRRLLPRGRDDTIEVATVYQPTTPDSAGVGGDWVNSFPLPGGRTALVVGDVVGHGLGAAAAMGQVSMEARALLSAGLAPDEVLGHLDETVTMLDDADAGLASGYSALGSTCCIAVYDPVSRQVVVSSAGHLPPVLVLPDATAETLTVRPHPGLGAEFALREPFDVHTFDAPRGSLLALYTDGLVEDPAVAIDEGVGMLRQAVSRVHPWDDLQGAARRVVAELAPQGRQRDDVTLLLARMAGRHERDTAAWRLPARDDAPARARSLASALLRRWSVREDTRDSALLLISELVTNAVRFATGPVSVRLIRTGHGLLCEVGDTGNGRPRMRRGGPFDDRGRGLRVVHKLTRRWGVRWTDTGKVVWAELAC
- a CDS encoding GMC family oxidoreductase, producing MAHSAAVPGVNAGVALRARPVDFARWRARDLSGWTDSEMLEAYKRLENTSAGDDSLRGRSGPLPIHQMRREELTPSVRAFIDASVSEGLERLADVNGTGQNGVTAYQLNVLEGVRQNTGMAYLSDGVRRRPNLTLRGGTEIDRLILDGDVARGVVATDGTEFTADEVILSAGAYGSAAILMRSGIGPADHLRSLGIPVVADLPVGLHLQNQPFFYNVYALRPGKLAMTPPGGALIWTRSSEAADDELDIHISATHLIEPESSPTGGAIVLAVSIIRPDSIGSVRLSSRDPRDAPVIDYNFLAEPRDRRRMVEAVKLCRRIGAGERFSEVAEFELLPGDTVRDDAELERHILDNLGSYEHTTSTVPMGGDDDEWAVVDSVGAVHSVANVRVVDASIFPEVPATATNLTAIMTAEYLFQRVYGT